In one window of Mesoplodon densirostris isolate mMesDen1 chromosome 4, mMesDen1 primary haplotype, whole genome shotgun sequence DNA:
- the LOC132487514 gene encoding LOW QUALITY PROTEIN: cyclin-dependent kinase 16-like (The sequence of the model RefSeq protein was modified relative to this genomic sequence to represent the inferred CDS: inserted 2 bases in 1 codon), producing the protein MDRMKKIKRQPSMALRGDRGVDKTNGAPEQIGLDESGSGGGSDLGEGSTCAAPGEPRSGRGPLSSAPEIVHEDLKMGSDGESNQASVTSSDEVQSPVRVRVCNHPPRKISTEDINKRLSLPADIRLPEGYLEKLTLNSPIFDKPLRCRLRRVSLSEIGFGKLETYIKLDKLGEGTYATVYKGKSKLTDNLVALKEIRLKHEEGAPCTAIWEVSLLKGLKHANSVTLHDIIHTEKSLTLVFEYLDKDLKQYLDDCGNVINMHNVKLFLFQLLRGLAYCHRQKVLHRDLKPQNLLISXRGELKLADFGLARAKSIPMKTYSNKVVTLWYRPPDLLLGSTDYSTQIDMWCVGCIFYEMATGQLLFLGFTVEEQLHFIFCILGTPTEETWLGILFNEEFKTYNYPKYRAEALLSHAPRLDSDGADLLTKLLQFEGHNRISAEDAMKHPFFLSLGERIHKLPDTTSIFALKEIQLQKEASIQSSSMPDSGRPAFRVVDTEF; encoded by the exons ATGGATCGGATGAAGAAAATTAAACGGCAGCCGTCAATGGCCCTCCGAGGGGACCGAGGTGTAGATAAGACCAATGGTGCCCCTGAACAGATAGGCCTGGATGAGAGTGGCAGTGGCGGCGGCAGTGACCTTGGAGAGGGCTCCACATGTGCTGCCCCTGGTGAACCTCGCTCTGGACGGGGCCCACTCAGCTCTGCACCAGAGATTGTACACGAGGACTTGAAGATGGGGTCTGACGGGGAAAGTAACCAGGCTTCAGTCACGTCCTCGGATGAGGTGCAGTCACCAGTGAGGGTGCGCGTGTGCAACCATCCTCCACGCAAGATCTCCACTGAGGACATCAACAAGCGCCTATCACTACCAGCCGACATCCGGCTGCCCGAGGGCTACCTTGAGAAGCTGACCCTCAATAGCCCCATCTTCGACAAGCCCCTCCGCTGCCGCCTCCGCCGTGTCAGCCTGTCTGAGATTGGCTTTGGGAAACTGGAGACCTACATCAAGCTGGATAAGCTGGGAGAGGGTACCTATGCCACCGTCTACAAAGGCAAAAGCAAGCTCACAGACAACCTCGTGGCACTCAAGGAGATCAGACTGAAACACGAAGAGGGGGCACCCTGCACCGCCATCTGGGAAGTGTCCCTGCTCAAGGGCCTCAAACACGCCAACAGCGTCACGCTACATGACATTATTCACACGGAGAAGTCCCTCACTCTTGTCTTTGAGTACCTGGACAAGGACCTGAAGCAGTACCTGGATGACTGTGGGAACGTCATCAACATGCACAATGTGAAACTGTTCCTgttccagctgctccgtggcctgGCCTACTGCCACCGGCAGAAGGTGCTACACCGAGACCTCAAGCCCCAGAACCTGCTCATCAG GAGAGGAGAGCTCAAGCTGGCCGACTTTGGCCTGGCCCGGGCCAAGTCAATTCCAATGAAGACCTACTCCAATAAGGTGGTAACACTGTGGTACCGGCCCCCCGACCTCCTGCTCGGGTCCACAGACTACTCCACTCAGATTGACATGTGGTGTGTGGGCTGCATCTTCTATGAGATGGCCACAGGCCAGCTCCTCTTCCTGGGCTTCACGGTGGAGGAACAGCTGCACTTCATCTTCTGCATCTTGGGAACCCCAACTGAGGAGACATGGCTGGGCATCCTGTTCAATGAAGAGTTCAAGACATACAACTACCCCAAGTACCGAGCCGAGGCCCTTTTGAGCCATGCACCCCGACTTGACAGTGATGGGGCTGACCTCCTCACCAAGCTGCTGCAGTTTGAAGGTCACAATCGGATCTCCGCAGAAGATGCCATGAAACATCCATTCTTCCTCAGTCTGGGGGAACGGATCCACAAACTTCCTGACACTACTTCCATATTTGCACTAAAGGAGATCCAGCTACAAAAAGAGGCCAGCATTCAGTCTTCGTCAATGCCTGACTCAGGCAGGCCAGCTTTCCGAGTGGTGGACACCGAGTTCTAA